Proteins from one Triticum aestivum cultivar Chinese Spring chromosome 7A, IWGSC CS RefSeq v2.1, whole genome shotgun sequence genomic window:
- the LOC123152916 gene encoding uncharacterized protein, whose translation MSTPVTSSAPFRSDTIEPLTGSNFPRWKSQVELCLGCNEFDYALREEKPVAPVAGVTGSAELKKEYDVKMEKWNKSNHIALLIMKATISPDISEALPKKDTAKDFLTEMEEQFKGSDKVYAHELFAKLLQKYTIDGNVRQHMLRVSLNNLRSTITL comes from the exons ATGTCCACTCCCGTGACAT CTTCCGCTCCATTCCGGTCCGACACGATCGAACCACTTACGGGGAGTAACTTCCCTCGTTGGAAGTCCCAAGTCGAATTATGTTTGGGTTGTAATGAATTTGACTATGCCTTGAGGGAAGAAAAACCTGTGGCACCTGTGGCAGGTGTCACAGGCTCTGCAGAACTCAAGAAGGAGTATGATGTTAAGATGGAAAAGTGGAATAAGTCCAACCATATTGCGCTTCTCATCATGAAAGCGACAATATCGCCGGACATTTCTGAAGCACTCCCTAAGAAAGATACTGCTAAAGATTTCCTCACTGAAATGGAGGAGCAATTTAAAGGCTCCGACAAAGTGTATGCTCATGAGCTTTTTGCTAAACTTCTTCAGAAATACACTATTGACGGAAATGTTAGGCAGCACATGTTGAGGGTG AGTTTGAACAATTTAAGGTCAACTATAACTCTCTAA